In Thauera sedimentorum, a single genomic region encodes these proteins:
- a CDS encoding glutathione S-transferase — translation MQLIGMLDSPYVRRVAVSLQLLGLPFEHRPVSVFRHFDEFRRINPVVKAPSLICDDGLVLMDSSLILEYAESFPAKRRSLVPADAVALQSDLYLVGLALAACEKSVQIVYERQLRPAEKVHAPWVERVSGQLLAACAGLEAAYAAQPVEVASGTLTRGDVATAVAWYFIQDMVPEAVPGEDYPALQALSKSAERLPEFRAAPHGFGTVRARGA, via the coding sequence GTGCAGCTCATCGGCATGCTCGATTCCCCCTACGTCCGCCGCGTGGCGGTGTCGCTCCAGCTCCTCGGCCTGCCCTTCGAACACCGCCCGGTGTCGGTCTTCCGCCACTTCGACGAGTTCCGCCGCATCAACCCGGTGGTCAAGGCGCCTTCGCTGATCTGCGACGACGGCCTGGTGCTGATGGACTCCAGCCTGATCCTGGAATACGCCGAAAGCTTCCCCGCCAAGCGCCGCAGCCTGGTGCCGGCCGATGCGGTCGCCTTGCAGAGCGACCTCTACCTGGTCGGCCTGGCGCTGGCGGCCTGCGAGAAGAGCGTGCAGATCGTCTATGAACGCCAGCTGCGCCCGGCCGAGAAGGTGCACGCGCCCTGGGTGGAGCGCGTCTCCGGCCAACTGCTCGCCGCCTGCGCCGGGCTGGAAGCCGCCTACGCCGCCCAGCCGGTGGAGGTGGCCAGCGGGACGCTCACCCGCGGCGACGTCGCCACGGCGGTGGCCTGGTACTTCATCCAGGACATGGTGCCCGAGGCGGTGCCGGGCGAGGACTACCCGGCGCTGCAGGCGCTGTCGAAAAGCGCCGAACGCCTGCCCGAGTTCCGCGCTGCGCCGCATGGGTTTGGTACGGTGCGGGCGCGGGGCGCCTGA
- the nifB gene encoding nitrogenase cofactor biosynthesis protein NifB, with protein MELPVISNAAPAESGGCSSSGCGSAPDALAHLPDHIRAKVQDHPCYSEEAHHHFARMHVAVAPACNIQCNYCNRKYDCSNESRPGVVSELMTPDQAVKKTLAVAAAIPQMSVLGIAGPGDPLANPERTFETFRQLSEQAPDIKLCVSTNGLSLPDCVDELAKHNIDHVTITINCVDPEIGAQIYPWIFWNNRRIRGVEGAKILIEQQQKGLEMLTARGILVKVNSVMIPGVNDEHLKEVSKIVKAKGAFLHNVMPLIAEAEHGTYYGIMGQREPTALELEALQDACAGDMSMMRHCRQCRADAVGMLGEDRGAEFTLDKIDAMEIDYASAMVERAKVHEQITAELDMKRALRAAPKFQPEVVEETPAPALRNVRIAVATKGGGVINEHFGHAHEFLVYEVGPQSARFLGHRKCTPYCMGDTSCGDGETVLAGIIRSLEGVEVLLASKIGFEPWGDLEKAGIQPNGEHAMEPIDDALRAVYDELAAAGKLAAAADTTRAAA; from the coding sequence ATGGAACTTCCGGTCATCAGCAACGCCGCGCCGGCGGAATCGGGCGGCTGTAGTTCCAGCGGCTGTGGCAGCGCGCCGGATGCGCTCGCGCACCTGCCCGACCACATCCGCGCCAAGGTGCAGGACCACCCCTGCTACTCGGAAGAGGCGCACCACCACTTCGCCCGCATGCACGTGGCCGTCGCCCCGGCCTGCAACATCCAGTGCAACTACTGCAACCGCAAGTACGACTGTTCCAACGAGTCGCGCCCGGGGGTGGTGTCCGAGCTGATGACCCCCGACCAGGCGGTCAAGAAGACGCTCGCGGTGGCCGCGGCCATCCCGCAGATGAGCGTGCTGGGCATCGCCGGACCCGGAGACCCCCTCGCCAACCCGGAGCGCACCTTCGAGACCTTCCGCCAGCTCTCGGAGCAGGCGCCGGACATCAAGTTGTGCGTGTCCACCAACGGCCTGTCGCTGCCAGACTGTGTCGACGAGTTGGCCAAGCACAACATCGACCACGTCACCATCACCATCAACTGTGTCGATCCCGAGATCGGCGCGCAGATCTATCCGTGGATCTTCTGGAACAACCGCCGCATCCGCGGCGTGGAAGGCGCGAAGATCCTCATCGAGCAGCAGCAGAAAGGCCTGGAGATGCTCACCGCGCGCGGCATCCTGGTGAAGGTCAACTCGGTGATGATCCCCGGGGTCAATGACGAGCACCTCAAGGAGGTCAGCAAGATCGTCAAGGCCAAGGGCGCCTTCCTGCACAACGTCATGCCGCTGATCGCCGAGGCCGAGCACGGCACCTACTACGGCATCATGGGCCAGCGCGAACCCACCGCGCTGGAGCTCGAAGCCCTGCAGGACGCCTGTGCCGGCGACATGTCGATGATGCGCCACTGCCGCCAGTGCCGTGCCGACGCGGTCGGCATGTTGGGCGAAGACCGCGGCGCCGAGTTCACCCTCGACAAGATCGACGCCATGGAAATCGACTACGCCTCGGCGATGGTCGAGCGCGCCAAGGTGCACGAGCAGATCACCGCCGAACTGGACATGAAGCGCGCGCTGCGCGCCGCGCCCAAGTTCCAGCCCGAGGTCGTCGAAGAGACACCGGCCCCCGCGCTGCGCAACGTGCGCATCGCCGTGGCCACCAAGGGCGGCGGGGTGATCAACGAGCACTTCGGCCACGCGCACGAGTTCCTCGTCTATGAGGTCGGCCCGCAGTCGGCGCGCTTCCTTGGCCACCGCAAGTGCACGCCCTACTGCATGGGCGACACCTCCTGTGGCGACGGCGAGACCGTGCTCGCCGGCATCATCCGCTCGCTCGAAGGCGTGGAAGTGCTGCTCGCCAGCAAGATCGGCTTCGAGCCCTGGGGCGACCTGGAAAAGGCCGGCATCCAGCCCAATGGCGAGCACGCCATGGAGCCGATCGACGACGCCCTGCGCGCGGTGTACGACGAGCTGGCCGCCGCCGGCAAGCTCGCCGCCGCTGCAGACACCACCCGCGCCGCGGCCTGA
- a CDS encoding 4Fe-4S binding protein, which yields MSLVINDLCVGCYACEPLCPNKAISAPVEKGRPVFFINPDKCTECLGDHDLPQCSEICPIEGAIVDEFGEPLNPPGSLTGIPLHLLDRVQCLASGSL from the coding sequence ATGAGCCTCGTCATCAACGACCTCTGCGTGGGCTGCTACGCCTGCGAGCCGCTGTGTCCCAACAAGGCCATCAGTGCCCCGGTGGAGAAGGGCCGCCCGGTGTTCTTCATCAATCCGGACAAGTGCACCGAGTGCCTGGGTGACCACGACCTGCCGCAGTGCTCGGAAATCTGCCCGATCGAAGGCGCCATCGTGGATGAGTTCGGCGAGCCGCTGAACCCGCCGGGTTCGCTCACCGGCATCCCGCTCCATCTCCTCGATCGGGTGCAGTGCCTCGCAAGCGGCTCGCTATGA
- a CDS encoding ArsC/Spx/MgsR family protein: MSHVSLWWKPGCATNTKQIRLLEAAGCKVTVRDLLSEAWTPELLAGFFGTQPVAQWFNPAAPAVKSGSVVPAAFSPEAALARMVEEPLLIRRPLIEVAGLRRAGFDPEWLAARGIELPDADVPQACSHGDHAHAASCPSPGAARE; encoded by the coding sequence ATGTCGCATGTAAGCCTCTGGTGGAAGCCGGGTTGCGCCACCAACACCAAGCAGATCCGCCTGCTGGAAGCGGCGGGCTGCAAGGTGACGGTGCGCGACCTGCTCAGCGAAGCGTGGACGCCCGAGCTGCTGGCCGGCTTCTTCGGCACGCAGCCGGTGGCGCAGTGGTTCAACCCGGCCGCGCCGGCGGTGAAATCCGGCAGCGTGGTGCCGGCCGCCTTCAGCCCGGAGGCGGCGCTCGCCCGCATGGTGGAAGAGCCGCTGCTGATCCGCCGCCCGCTGATCGAAGTCGCCGGCCTGCGCCGCGCCGGCTTCGATCCCGAATGGCTCGCTGCACGCGGCATCGAGTTGCCGGACGCCGACGTCCCGCAAGCCTGCAGCCACGGCGACCACGCCCACGCGGCCTCCTGTCCGTCACCCGGGGCTGCACGAGAATGA
- a CDS encoding FprA family A-type flavoprotein: MSAPVAVLPGQPVAIASDVHWVGALDPDLRQFDIILRTANGTSYNAYAVRGTEGVAVIDTVKAEFADDFFARLWACCRPEEIRAIVLNHLEPDHTGALPALLVAAPQARVYLSAAALKMLKGIVKDGVDESRLVVVDEDTRVDLGGRSLRFLYTPYLHWPDTQCTWVEEDGLLFSGDVFGCHYCDARLFNDRVGDFRFSFDYYYQHIMRPFREHVLTALDQIEPLPIRLIAPAHGPVLRDAPASYVRRYRQMAAPLLANEAGEREKTLLVFYISAYGNTARMAQAVREGAEGVDGVRVSLYDLIGSEPGPFVDLIEEADGLVFGSPTINGDAVKPVWELLSSLTLVKVKGKFGAAFGSYGWSGEAVGLIEDRLRGLKLRVPRPGVKVKLIPTDDELGACSALGRELAEHLVGRAAPRHIDFTAPGALTA; this comes from the coding sequence ATGAGCGCCCCGGTCGCCGTCCTGCCCGGCCAGCCCGTTGCCATCGCCTCCGATGTGCACTGGGTGGGCGCGCTCGACCCCGACCTGCGCCAGTTCGACATCATCCTGCGCACTGCCAACGGCACCAGCTACAACGCCTACGCGGTGCGCGGCACGGAAGGCGTGGCGGTCATCGACACCGTCAAGGCCGAGTTCGCCGACGACTTCTTCGCCCGCCTGTGGGCCTGCTGCCGGCCGGAGGAAATCCGCGCCATCGTCCTCAACCACCTGGAGCCGGACCACACCGGCGCGCTGCCCGCGCTGCTGGTCGCCGCGCCCCAGGCCCGCGTGTATTTGTCGGCGGCCGCGCTCAAGATGCTCAAGGGCATCGTCAAGGACGGCGTGGACGAATCCCGCCTGGTGGTCGTGGATGAGGACACCCGGGTGGACCTCGGCGGGCGCAGCCTGCGCTTTCTCTACACCCCCTACCTGCACTGGCCGGACACCCAATGCACCTGGGTGGAGGAAGACGGCCTGCTGTTCTCCGGCGACGTGTTCGGCTGCCACTACTGCGATGCGCGCCTGTTCAACGACCGCGTCGGCGACTTCCGTTTCTCCTTCGATTACTACTACCAGCACATCATGCGGCCCTTCCGCGAGCATGTGCTGACCGCGCTCGACCAGATCGAGCCGCTGCCCATCCGCCTCATCGCCCCGGCCCACGGCCCGGTGTTGCGCGACGCACCCGCCAGCTACGTGCGCCGCTACCGCCAGATGGCCGCGCCGCTGCTCGCCAACGAAGCCGGCGAGCGCGAGAAGACCCTGCTGGTGTTCTACATCAGCGCCTACGGCAACACCGCGCGCATGGCCCAGGCGGTGCGCGAGGGCGCCGAAGGCGTCGATGGCGTGCGCGTGTCGCTCTACGACCTGATCGGCAGCGAGCCGGGCCCCTTCGTCGACCTCATCGAAGAGGCCGACGGGCTGGTGTTCGGCTCGCCCACCATCAACGGCGACGCGGTCAAGCCGGTATGGGAGCTGCTCTCCTCGCTCACCCTGGTCAAGGTCAAGGGCAAGTTCGGCGCCGCCTTCGGCTCCTACGGCTGGAGCGGCGAGGCCGTCGGCCTTATCGAGGACCGCCTGCGCGGGCTCAAGCTGCGCGTGCCGCGGCCCGGCGTGAAGGTCAAGCTCATCCCCACCGACGACGAACTGGGCGCGTGCAGCGCGCTCGGCCGCGAACTGGCCGAACACCTGGTCGGCCGCGCAGCCCCCCGTCACATCGATTTCACCGCGCCCGGCGCGCTCACCGCTTAG
- a CDS encoding 2Fe-2S iron-sulfur cluster-binding protein — translation MPKAQVTFEDIGVTVTVPAGTRLIEVSEKVGAGLTYGCREGECGTCMMKIVSGAEHLASPSVLEDKVLKDIYAGAADRLACQAQVLGGHVVVRPG, via the coding sequence ATGCCCAAGGCCCAGGTCACTTTCGAGGACATCGGCGTCACCGTCACCGTGCCCGCCGGCACCCGCCTGATCGAAGTCTCCGAGAAAGTCGGCGCCGGCCTCACCTACGGCTGCCGCGAAGGCGAATGCGGCACCTGCATGATGAAGATCGTCTCCGGCGCCGAGCATCTGGCCAGCCCCTCGGTGCTGGAGGACAAGGTGCTCAAGGACATCTACGCCGGCGCCGCAGACCGCCTGGCCTGCCAGGCCCAGGTGCTCGGCGGGCACGTCGTGGTGCGGCCGGGCTGA
- a CDS encoding 2Fe-2S iron-sulfur cluster-binding protein, whose product MPNVTFSSPIHKSKTVYAVAGSHTQTILQIAKDNHIPIDFSCGDGECATCMVKVTVLSKKGSMAGPLTDKEILVLKEHKKISAEDIEAMRVDDVVHTPWRLACQLIVRDEDLHVEY is encoded by the coding sequence ATGCCCAATGTCACCTTCTCGAGCCCCATCCACAAGTCCAAGACCGTCTACGCCGTGGCCGGCTCGCACACCCAGACCATCCTGCAGATCGCCAAGGACAACCACATCCCGATCGACTTCTCCTGTGGCGATGGCGAGTGCGCCACCTGCATGGTCAAGGTCACCGTCCTGTCCAAGAAGGGCTCGATGGCCGGCCCGCTGACCGACAAGGAAATCCTCGTGCTCAAGGAGCACAAGAAGATCAGCGCCGAGGACATCGAAGCCATGCGCGTGGACGACGTCGTCCACACCCCGTGGCGCCTGGCCTGCCAGCTGATCGTGCGCGACGAGGATCTGCACGTCGAGTACTGA
- a CDS encoding nitrogen fixation protein NifQ, which yields MLAPLTHRPSPARLALQAHLMAHAAGTPNDEILAHLIAGWTLGDGMLPADLGLGTERFAALVARHFPGLTWRPKADLAPRPELFPEFEDLLGFLAGEADAAVPGADDMALIVATACMGADHLWQDLGLPSRRELSQLVALNFPALAAANTRDMKWKKFLYRELCQREGVYVCASPSCEACNDHAVCFGPEV from the coding sequence ATGCTCGCGCCTCTGACCCACCGCCCTTCGCCCGCCCGCCTCGCGCTGCAGGCGCATTTGATGGCGCACGCCGCCGGCACGCCCAACGACGAGATCCTCGCCCACCTGATCGCCGGCTGGACCCTCGGTGACGGCATGCTGCCCGCCGACCTCGGACTGGGCACGGAGCGCTTCGCCGCACTCGTCGCCCGCCACTTCCCCGGCCTCACCTGGCGCCCCAAGGCGGACCTCGCCCCGCGCCCCGAGCTGTTCCCGGAGTTCGAAGACCTGCTCGGCTTCCTCGCCGGCGAAGCGGATGCTGCCGTGCCCGGCGCGGACGACATGGCGCTCATCGTCGCCACCGCCTGCATGGGCGCCGACCACCTGTGGCAGGACCTCGGCCTGCCCTCGCGGCGCGAACTCTCGCAACTGGTCGCGCTCAACTTCCCGGCGCTGGCCGCGGCCAACACGCGCGACATGAAGTGGAAGAAATTCCTCTACCGCGAGCTGTGCCAGCGCGAAGGCGTCTACGTCTGCGCCTCGCCCAGCTGCGAGGCCTGCAACGACCACGCGGTGTGCTTCGGCCCGGAGGTCTGA
- the draG gene encoding ADP-ribosyl-[dinitrogen reductase] hydrolase: protein MSGALARPVRAGAAPRAGESGPDDTLPPDPARLIDRACGAMLGLAIGDALGATVEFMTPREIAAQYGVHKRIIGGGWLRLPAGEVTDDTTMTFALAQAWLAAGGPPSAAQCAEAFDAWMRAKPVDIGNTVRRGILRWRLHGTAEAEVSEDAGNGGAMRCLPVALATFGAADEDIAAAALTQARVTHHNPLTDAATIAVVRMVHAALAGRGLGGVLNVAHALAAAHPDFAFRSKRCDNPTGYIVDTMRAVCQAIDNNDGFAAVLTDVVNRGGDADTTGAIAGMVMGALVGESGLPAEWRRAVKVEVRREAVRLACEVIELAPVMRATGRRD, encoded by the coding sequence GTGAGCGGCGCCCTCGCTAGGCCCGTGCGGGCCGGCGCGGCCCCTCGAGCGGGCGAGTCCGGCCCCGACGACACCCTGCCGCCGGACCCCGCCCGGCTCATCGACCGCGCCTGCGGCGCCATGCTGGGCCTCGCCATCGGCGACGCGCTCGGCGCCACCGTCGAATTCATGACCCCGCGCGAGATCGCCGCCCAGTACGGCGTGCACAAGCGCATCATCGGCGGCGGCTGGCTGCGCCTGCCCGCGGGCGAAGTCACCGACGACACCACGATGACTTTCGCGCTCGCCCAAGCCTGGCTCGCCGCCGGCGGCCCGCCCAGCGCGGCCCAATGCGCCGAAGCCTTCGACGCCTGGATGCGCGCCAAGCCGGTGGACATCGGCAACACCGTGCGCCGCGGCATCCTGCGCTGGCGCCTGCACGGCACCGCGGAAGCTGAAGTCTCCGAGGACGCCGGCAACGGCGGCGCCATGCGCTGCCTGCCCGTCGCACTTGCCACCTTCGGCGCGGCCGATGAAGACATCGCCGCCGCCGCCCTCACCCAGGCCCGCGTCACCCACCACAACCCGCTCACCGACGCCGCCACTATCGCCGTCGTGCGCATGGTGCACGCCGCACTGGCCGGCCGCGGCCTCGGCGGCGTGCTAAACGTCGCCCACGCCCTGGCCGCCGCCCACCCCGACTTCGCCTTCCGCAGCAAACGCTGCGACAACCCCACCGGCTACATCGTCGACACGATGCGCGCCGTCTGCCAGGCCATCGACAACAACGACGGCTTCGCCGCGGTGCTCACCGACGTGGTGAACCGTGGTGGGGATGCCGACACCACCGGCGCGATTGCCGGCATGGTGATGGGGGCGTTGGTGGGGGAGTCGGGGTTGCCGGCGGAATGGCGACGGGCGGTGAAGGTGGAGGTGCGGCGGGAGGCGGTGCGTTTGGCTTGCGAGGTGATCGAACTGGCGCCGGTGATGAGGGCTACAGGCAGACGCGATTAG
- a CDS encoding YlcI/YnfO family protein, producing the protein MKTATIPSLRVDPELRRSAESVLREGESLSGFVEQAIRQTIAYRQAEQEFIARGLIARDQARQAGSYVDASAVVDRLQGMLDKAKSGKSRT; encoded by the coding sequence ATGAAAACCGCCACCATTCCTTCCCTGCGGGTTGATCCCGAACTGCGCCGTTCTGCCGAAAGTGTCCTGCGCGAAGGGGAAAGCCTGTCGGGTTTCGTCGAGCAGGCCATCCGCCAGACCATCGCCTATCGCCAGGCCGAACAGGAGTTCATCGCACGTGGCCTGATCGCGCGCGATCAGGCGCGGCAGGCGGGGAGCTATGTCGATGCCTCCGCCGTGGTGGATCGCCTCCAGGGCATGCTCGACAAGGCCAAGTCCGGCAAATCCCGCACATGA
- a CDS encoding type II toxin-antitoxin system RelE/ParE family toxin: MTYRVRFAPEAEDDLVRLYAFLLEQDAADWALAERALDAIRAGIQTLEQLPFTCRKAAADSPFLRELVIPFGAAGYVALFEIDDAETVTVLAVRHQREDDYH, translated from the coding sequence ATGACGTACAGGGTCCGGTTTGCCCCGGAAGCCGAAGACGATCTCGTCAGGTTGTACGCGTTCCTATTGGAGCAGGACGCCGCTGACTGGGCGCTGGCTGAGCGGGCGCTGGACGCGATACGCGCCGGTATTCAAACACTGGAGCAGCTGCCCTTCACCTGCCGTAAGGCCGCCGCCGATTCGCCGTTTTTGCGTGAGTTGGTGATTCCCTTTGGGGCGGCCGGCTATGTCGCGCTTTTCGAGATTGACGACGCCGAGACGGTTACGGTGCTGGCGGTGCGGCATCAGCGCGAGGACGATTACCACTGA
- a CDS encoding addiction module antidote protein — MASFTPFDAADYLDDEETIAAYLSAALEDPNPDVFLTAVRDVARARGMSQLAKDAGLGRESLYKALTPGAKPRYDTVLKLLHALGVKLSASPIHS; from the coding sequence ATGGCCAGCTTCACCCCCTTCGACGCCGCCGATTACCTCGACGACGAGGAAACAATCGCGGCCTACCTCAGCGCCGCGCTGGAAGACCCCAATCCGGACGTCTTCCTGACCGCGGTACGCGATGTCGCCCGCGCGCGAGGCATGTCCCAGCTCGCAAAGGATGCCGGCCTCGGGCGCGAAAGTCTGTACAAGGCGCTCACGCCTGGCGCCAAGCCTCGCTACGACACGGTCCTGAAACTGCTTCACGCACTTGGGGTCAAGCTGTCGGCCTCGCCGATTCATTCATGA
- a CDS encoding type II toxin-antitoxin system RelE/ParE family toxin: MDTLHRAYTFHRSSEFDSWLSALKDKLGRARILHRTRAAEHGNFGDCEPVGEGVSEMRIHVGPGYRVYFTRRGDVVYLLLLGGDKSSQKRDIRRAIAMARALDKE, encoded by the coding sequence ATGGATACGCTACATAGGGCGTACACCTTTCACCGCTCCAGCGAGTTCGACTCCTGGCTCTCGGCACTGAAAGACAAGCTCGGCCGGGCCCGCATCCTTCACCGCACCCGCGCTGCCGAGCACGGCAACTTCGGTGACTGCGAACCCGTTGGCGAAGGCGTCTCGGAGATGCGCATCCACGTCGGCCCCGGCTATCGCGTCTATTTCACCCGCCGCGGCGACGTGGTCTACCTGCTTCTGCTGGGCGGCGACAAATCCTCGCAGAAGCGCGACATCAGGCGCGCCATCGCGATGGCGCGGGCTTTGGACAAGGAGTGA